Proteins co-encoded in one Nicotiana sylvestris chromosome 7, ASM39365v2, whole genome shotgun sequence genomic window:
- the LOC138873101 gene encoding uncharacterized protein, giving the protein MDSLAYIPIGERLLALDVQALANQFLRLDISEPNRVLAYIVAWSSLFERIRDPQYDDPHLLVLRGTVQRRDAKQVLVGDDGVLRMQGRVYMLNIDGLRELILEETHSSRYSIHPAAAKMYHDLRQHYWWRRMKKDIIAYVARCLNCQQVKYEHQRLGGLL; this is encoded by the coding sequence atggatagccttgcgtatattccgattggtgagagactgcttgctttggatgttcaggctttagccaatcagttcttgaggttggatatttctgagcccaaccgtgtTCTAGCTTACATAGTCGCTTGGTCTTCGTTATTTGAGCGTATTAGAGATccacagtatgatgatcctcatttgcttgtccttaggggcACAGTGCAGCGCAGAGATGCCAAACAGGTTttagttggagatgatggagttttgagaatgCAGGGACGTGTTTATATGCTTAATATAGacggacttcgtgagttgattctagaggagacccatagttcccggtattctattcatccggccGCCGCCAAGATGTACCacgacttgcggcagcattattggtggaggagaatgaagaaggatattattgcatatgtagctcggtgtttgaattgtcaacaggtaaagtacgagcatcaaagacttGGTGGTTTACTTTAG